In one Leptospiraceae bacterium genomic region, the following are encoded:
- a CDS encoding transposase, with protein MLTDIRPIPQLIPKGILNYISLSYIIVQKFCDSLPLYRICGILQRYGFGLSLSTLSDNLLKVYERIEPVVNEILRSILNNTVLQIDETYFSATKRFVQ; from the coding sequence ATTCTGACCGACATCAGACCGATTCCCCAGCTCATTCCAAAGGGTATTTTAAACTATATAAGCCTTTCCTATATTATTGTTCAAAAGTTCTGTGATTCACTTCCTCTGTATAGGATATGTGGAATACTACAGCGATATGGTTTTGGTCTAAGTCTATCAACCCTTTCTGATAATCTGCTTAAAGTATATGAAAGGATAGAGCCTGTTGTAAATGAAATATTGCGTTCTATATTGAATAATACAGTTCTTCAAATAGACGAAACGTATTTCAGCGCTACGAAAAGATTCGTCCAATAA
- a CDS encoding AAA family ATPase encodes MLEDFGGNSLDAVIRSNNIDPIQFLKIAIQISHTLIEIHRRKITHKDIKPSNIIYNQQNGIVKITDFGISSFLDFENRVLENTDHLEGSLPYISPEQTGRMNRFVDYRTDFYSLGITFYELLTGVKPFRSNDAAELIHSHIAVLPRPPHEILKTIEPAISAIIMKLMAKKVEDRYQSAQGIKNDLEFCFKALKEKIPIKDFIPGQRDVSERFTISQKLFGREKEISQLFKSFEQICEGQMELMTVRGLPGIGKSILVQELHQPVTEKKGFFISGKFEDLQRSIPYATLLKAFQSLIHQILAQTESSIETWKHKLLKAMGSNAAVMIDHIPELEPVIGPQPAVQELPYKEAQNRFQKVFTDFIGVFASKNHPLVLFLDDVQWIDPGTLSLLRLFLNNDSLKYFLIILAYRDNETDTSHPLSLTLEDLKKKGVKIRSISPGTLDKDSISAFISESLKRKPSEVKTLSEMISLKTEGNPFFMKEFLLGLNEQGLLQFNADSGWGWNEDKIRTQDFTNNVIEHMIKKINRFQKEELSILKIASCIGSVFDLSTLARLSISSKTNVACRLKEAMLQGLIHPLDDHYKYFLEEVTAEVEEEENSILNSNFRFAHDRVREAAYSLLEEKEKKITHLKIGRRLLETNSKENLEDSIFSIVNHFNLSLEFLEKQEEKDKIAHLNYRAGRKARLSTAIEAASQYYHHSLSLLSESSWQTDYTLSINLYMELTECVLAQDELKEADELIQVVIKNARSNLEKAKVYYLQILALFRRNKNLEVINLSRKALSLLGIRFPKNKVIALAMVIELLRNQIKMKRKGISKLYELPETEDEQIILALKILQSITMAGIQYNANFAVVATLIAVRLILKNGTCYISPFNWSSLGGVLQVGLSDYKSAYHLGQLALKLQERYKDISERPATFFNTAAWLNPFTHHIKESEELLIKGYKAGIQSGNFIWSGYCISIYLPFLLIRSAPLVEHILEEIKKYDKFMHGTVDIVSCTLYDCARKFVMMLAGKTKHPFYLGDTEEADFSYQKEIEQFNNTVVRFNYGILKMMTLCLYGHYREARKIAAWTSVAVPELLNRIEYPTFKYYESLIYLMDYSNLSTPEKAKANWMILKTVRLFKKWQKRCPQNFSHRYLHLLAELKNARYRNFASLQLYTQAASKAKTNGFLHEEGLICERLSLLYSKLEIKELEVFYKRQAYRAYTNWGLIPKLQKMEETLSSLKILGRSGTETISISDAPTSLGLETRQGTVNLSDMIDLDSIIKSARVISGEMELNRLLEKLMHIILENAGAQRGLILNHFDNGLYIQVSGNISGEGMQLEVNPKEAKENDCPLSIVSYALRIKNNIVLENAVEEKMFQSDPYILSNQPKSVLCSPIINKEKVSAILYIENNLTTAAFTIERIETLKLLMAQAAVSMENAALFTETRELAEAFSSFVPRQFLEFLGRKSIRDVKLGDAVQKDLTILFTDIRSFSTLSERMTPEENFRFLNAFLGRMGPIIHDHNGFIDKFIGDAIMALFPISADDAIQAAIEMQREVKIYNKNRAASGYKPIAIGIGIHSGSAMLGTVGDTRRMESTVISDAVNLASRLESLTKTFGSPIITSHKTMKKVRRMDKYKQRSLGIVQVKGKSENVSIVEIIDGDTDEESANLKIKTTPLFEEALEKNQLGEKAIARELFQKILILNPKDLAAKKYLESL; translated from the coding sequence GTGTTGGAAGATTTTGGAGGCAATTCTCTCGACGCTGTAATTCGTTCCAATAATATTGATCCGATCCAATTTTTAAAGATTGCCATTCAAATCTCCCACACTCTCATCGAAATACATCGACGTAAAATAACACATAAGGACATTAAACCTTCCAACATAATCTATAATCAACAAAATGGAATCGTCAAAATAACAGACTTTGGTATCTCGTCTTTTCTGGATTTTGAGAACAGGGTTCTGGAGAATACAGATCACCTCGAAGGTTCCCTTCCCTATATTTCACCCGAGCAAACAGGACGTATGAATCGTTTCGTTGACTATCGAACAGATTTTTATTCCTTAGGAATTACTTTTTATGAACTCCTGACAGGAGTTAAACCTTTTCGCTCCAATGATGCAGCTGAATTGATACATTCCCATATAGCCGTTTTACCGCGACCGCCTCATGAAATTTTAAAAACGATAGAACCGGCCATTAGTGCTATCATCATGAAACTGATGGCTAAGAAAGTAGAGGATCGTTACCAGAGTGCTCAAGGGATTAAGAATGATTTGGAATTTTGTTTCAAAGCCCTGAAAGAAAAAATTCCTATAAAGGATTTTATACCGGGGCAGAGAGATGTGTCCGAACGATTTACGATTTCTCAAAAACTATTTGGTAGAGAAAAAGAGATTTCGCAACTCTTTAAATCTTTTGAACAGATATGCGAAGGACAGATGGAATTAATGACGGTTCGAGGTCTTCCCGGTATTGGGAAATCCATTCTTGTACAGGAATTGCACCAGCCGGTTACCGAAAAAAAAGGTTTTTTTATTTCCGGAAAATTTGAAGATCTGCAACGGAGTATTCCCTACGCTACTCTTTTAAAAGCCTTTCAAAGTCTGATACATCAAATTCTTGCCCAGACTGAGTCATCCATTGAAACATGGAAACATAAATTATTGAAAGCGATGGGAAGTAATGCTGCGGTAATGATAGACCATATACCCGAACTGGAACCTGTCATCGGACCTCAACCTGCAGTTCAGGAATTACCCTACAAGGAAGCACAAAATCGATTCCAAAAAGTTTTTACAGATTTTATCGGAGTCTTTGCTTCCAAAAATCATCCCCTGGTATTATTTTTGGACGATGTGCAATGGATTGACCCGGGTACTCTTTCCTTATTAAGACTTTTCTTAAATAATGATTCCTTAAAATATTTCTTAATCATTCTTGCATATAGGGACAATGAAACCGATACCTCTCATCCTTTGTCTCTAACTCTGGAAGATCTTAAAAAGAAGGGAGTGAAAATACGAAGTATTTCTCCGGGCACATTGGATAAAGATTCCATATCCGCTTTTATTTCCGAGTCTTTAAAAAGAAAACCTTCCGAAGTGAAAACTCTAAGCGAAATGATCTCTCTAAAAACCGAAGGGAATCCCTTTTTCATGAAGGAGTTTCTCTTAGGTCTGAACGAACAGGGTCTATTACAATTCAATGCTGATTCGGGTTGGGGATGGAATGAAGATAAAATTCGGACACAGGATTTTACCAATAATGTAATCGAACACATGATTAAAAAAATTAACCGATTTCAGAAAGAAGAACTTTCTATTTTAAAAATTGCTTCCTGTATCGGTTCCGTATTTGACTTATCCACCCTGGCCCGTCTTTCTATTTCTTCCAAAACAAATGTTGCCTGTAGACTAAAAGAAGCAATGCTTCAGGGACTGATTCATCCCTTAGATGATCATTATAAATATTTTTTAGAAGAAGTGACTGCCGAAGTGGAAGAAGAGGAGAATTCAATACTGAATTCAAATTTTCGCTTTGCTCATGACAGGGTTCGAGAGGCCGCCTATTCGTTGTTAGAAGAGAAAGAAAAAAAAATAACTCATTTAAAAATTGGCAGAAGACTTTTAGAGACAAACTCAAAAGAGAACCTGGAAGACTCCATCTTCAGTATTGTCAATCATTTCAATCTATCACTTGAATTTTTAGAAAAACAGGAGGAAAAAGATAAAATAGCTCATTTGAATTATAGAGCCGGCAGGAAGGCTCGTCTTTCTACCGCTATTGAAGCAGCCTCTCAATACTATCATCATTCCTTAAGTCTTCTCTCTGAAAGTTCCTGGCAGACGGACTATACTCTCTCTATCAACCTATATATGGAATTAACGGAATGTGTTCTGGCTCAGGATGAATTAAAAGAAGCCGATGAGCTAATCCAGGTAGTTATTAAAAATGCTCGCTCAAACCTAGAAAAAGCAAAAGTTTATTATTTGCAGATTCTTGCTTTATTTCGAAGAAACAAAAATTTGGAGGTAATTAATCTTTCGAGAAAAGCCTTATCTCTTCTTGGCATTCGCTTTCCGAAAAACAAAGTAATCGCTCTGGCTATGGTTATAGAACTTCTAAGAAATCAAATCAAGATGAAAAGGAAAGGTATTTCCAAACTTTATGAACTGCCGGAAACAGAAGACGAACAAATAATTCTTGCTCTCAAGATTTTACAAAGTATAACCATGGCAGGAATTCAATACAATGCTAATTTTGCAGTTGTTGCTACGCTTATTGCGGTCCGATTAATTTTAAAAAATGGAACCTGTTATATCTCACCTTTTAATTGGTCTTCTCTGGGAGGAGTTCTTCAGGTTGGTTTATCCGATTACAAAAGTGCTTATCATCTCGGACAATTAGCTTTGAAATTACAAGAACGTTATAAGGACATTTCCGAAAGACCGGCCACCTTTTTTAATACAGCGGCCTGGCTAAATCCTTTTACCCATCATATAAAAGAATCAGAGGAATTATTAATAAAAGGATATAAAGCCGGTATTCAATCGGGTAACTTTATCTGGTCAGGATATTGCATTAGTATCTACCTACCCTTTTTACTTATCCGTTCGGCTCCACTCGTCGAGCATATCCTGGAAGAAATTAAAAAATATGATAAGTTTATGCATGGCACTGTAGATATAGTTTCCTGCACACTCTATGATTGTGCCAGAAAGTTTGTTATGATGCTTGCGGGAAAAACAAAGCATCCCTTCTATCTAGGAGATACCGAAGAAGCAGACTTTTCTTATCAAAAAGAAATAGAACAGTTTAATAATACGGTTGTCCGATTTAATTACGGTATTCTAAAAATGATGACCTTGTGTCTATACGGTCATTATAGGGAAGCAAGAAAAATAGCAGCCTGGACTTCTGTGGCAGTTCCCGAACTTTTAAATAGGATAGAATACCCTACTTTCAAATATTACGAATCACTAATCTATTTGATGGATTACTCCAATCTTTCCACTCCTGAAAAAGCAAAAGCAAATTGGATGATTCTAAAAACAGTAAGACTTTTTAAAAAATGGCAGAAGCGTTGTCCGCAAAATTTCTCACACCGTTACCTGCATCTATTAGCAGAACTTAAAAATGCCCGTTATAGGAATTTTGCCAGTTTACAATTGTACACGCAAGCAGCAAGTAAAGCAAAAACAAACGGATTTTTACACGAAGAAGGTTTGATCTGTGAACGTTTATCCTTATTATATTCTAAACTAGAAATTAAAGAGCTGGAAGTTTTTTATAAAAGGCAGGCATACCGTGCCTATACCAACTGGGGGCTTATTCCCAAACTTCAAAAAATGGAAGAAACCTTATCATCACTCAAAATTTTGGGTCGAAGCGGCACGGAAACCATCTCAATATCAGATGCACCTACAAGCCTAGGACTGGAAACCCGTCAGGGCACGGTTAATTTGTCAGATATGATTGATCTGGATAGTATTATAAAATCAGCCCGGGTTATTTCCGGAGAAATGGAATTAAATCGTTTGCTTGAAAAATTAATGCACATCATTCTTGAAAATGCAGGTGCTCAAAGAGGATTAATCTTAAATCATTTTGATAATGGCTTGTATATACAGGTATCAGGAAATATATCAGGGGAGGGAATGCAGTTAGAGGTGAATCCAAAAGAAGCGAAGGAAAATGATTGTCCGTTAAGCATTGTGAGCTATGCGCTTCGCATTAAAAATAATATAGTTTTAGAAAATGCGGTGGAAGAAAAGATGTTTCAATCAGATCCTTATATTCTATCCAATCAACCCAAATCGGTTCTCTGTTCTCCTATCATAAACAAAGAAAAAGTTTCTGCTATCCTATATATAGAAAATAATTTAACCACAGCTGCCTTCACAATAGAGCGAATAGAGACATTAAAACTCCTGATGGCTCAAGCAGCCGTTTCAATGGAGAATGCTGCTTTGTTTACAGAAACCCGTGAATTAGCAGAAGCTTTTTCCAGTTTTGTTCCCAGACAGTTTCTTGAATTTTTAGGTAGAAAGAGTATCCGGGATGTAAAACTGGGCGATGCCGTTCAAAAGGATTTAACCATTTTGTTTACAGACATTCGATCCTTTTCCACTCTTTCAGAGCGTATGACACCTGAGGAAAATTTCCGATTTTTAAATGCTTTTCTGGGAAGAATGGGACCTATCATCCATGATCATAATGGGTTTATTGATAAATTCATCGGGGATGCTATTATGGCTCTCTTTCCTATCTCAGCAGATGATGCCATACAGGCCGCAATAGAAATGCAAAGAGAAGTTAAAATTTATAATAAAAATAGAGCGGCATCGGGATACAAACCAATAGCAATCGGTATTGGAATTCATTCCGGTAGTGCAATGCTCGGAACAGTTGGAGATACAAGAAGGATGGAAAGTACAGTTATTTCAGATGCAGTAAATTTAGCTTCTCGTTTAGAAAGCCTGACCAAAACATTTGGATCACCCATTATCACCAGTCATAAAACCATGAAAAAAGTTCGTAGAATGGACAAATACAAACAACGCTCTCTGGGAATTGTTCAGGTAAAAGGAAAGAGCGAAAATGTATCCATTGTTGAAATTATTGATGGAGATACAGACGAAGAGTCCGCAAATCTAAAAATAAAAACCACTCCCCTTTTTGAAGAGGCTTTAGAAAAAAATCAACTTGGTGAAAAAGCCATAGCCAGAGAACTCTTTCAAAAAATTCTTATATTGAATCCAAAAGATCTGGCAGCAAAAAAATATCTGGAGTCTTTATGA
- a CDS encoding TIGR02646 family protein produces MRPVNKGNLPITYTKYENYKKHLVENIGDYCSYCERRIPTLLAVEHKKPKDSNPHLECEWDNLLLSCVNCNSAKGDEDINLNDYFFPDRDNTFPIFTYYSDGEVIANNHIENEIKRKVENTIELFGLNKNYIPHRNWIKDSLIQSALERWGQRLNTFEVAHDSLNNYRENQTLQMANQIGKTAKGFGFFSIWMKVFQDYPDVKNEIISAFKGTATDCFDSKGDSISPRPGGLI; encoded by the coding sequence ATGAGACCGGTTAATAAGGGGAATTTACCTATAACTTATACTAAATATGAAAATTATAAAAAACATTTAGTTGAGAATATTGGAGACTATTGTAGTTACTGTGAACGAAGAATTCCTACATTATTGGCTGTAGAACATAAAAAACCAAAAGATTCAAATCCACATTTAGAATGCGAGTGGGACAATTTATTATTGTCATGTGTAAATTGCAATAGTGCGAAAGGCGATGAAGATATAAATTTGAATGATTATTTTTTTCCAGATAGAGATAACACATTTCCAATATTTACATATTACTCTGATGGTGAGGTAATTGCTAATAATCATATAGAAAATGAAATAAAAAGAAAAGTTGAAAATACTATAGAGCTATTTGGATTAAATAAAAATTATATACCTCATAGAAATTGGATCAAAGATTCTTTAATACAATCAGCTTTAGAAAGATGGGGACAACGATTAAATACATTTGAAGTAGCCCACGATAGTTTGAATAATTATAGAGAAAATCAAACATTACAGATGGCTAATCAAATTGGAAAGACAGCTAAAGGTTTTGGCTTCTTTAGTATTTGGATGAAAGTCTTTCAAGATTATCCAGATGTAAAAAATGAAATCATCAGTGCATTCAAAGGAACAGCAACAGATTGTTTTGATAGCAAAGGAGATTCTATTTCACCAAGACCGGGAGGTTTAATTTAG
- a CDS encoding N-acyl homoserine lactonase family protein, translated as MNDTVEKGNSYTSSSGKIRIYPIETGKVSMNQSLKHKKGFGFFSKINILLTRKFTDYYPIYSWLIEHPEGIFLVDCGSDSSLVSPDYFSKGNLFLRYGNQQFMRFLIKDDENIVYGINQYNIQVGDISCVIPTHLHFDHIEGLKFFPKTKVLVHEKEYKKPYQQLRSRFPEIFEPELFSLLPRENFPFGSYYPITKDGDIFAVPTPGHTYGHIAIIVHVDDIYFMFAGDHTYDEKQLLIHELPGIHAHFREARKTSAQILEFAKNNRVVYLPSHDPEGKNRLKNLAFL; from the coding sequence ATGAATGATACAGTAGAAAAAGGAAATTCCTACACTTCCAGTTCCGGTAAAATCCGTATTTACCCTATTGAAACCGGTAAAGTTTCGATGAATCAAAGTTTAAAACACAAAAAAGGATTTGGTTTTTTTTCCAAAATAAATATTCTCTTAACAAGAAAATTTACCGATTACTATCCTATTTATTCCTGGTTAATCGAACACCCTGAGGGGATTTTCCTGGTTGACTGTGGTTCGGATAGTAGCCTTGTATCTCCAGACTATTTCAGCAAAGGCAATTTGTTTTTAAGATATGGAAATCAACAGTTTATGCGTTTTCTTATCAAGGATGATGAAAATATTGTTTATGGTATCAATCAATATAATATTCAAGTAGGAGATATTTCCTGTGTGATTCCGACCCATCTGCATTTTGATCATATAGAAGGATTAAAATTCTTTCCCAAAACAAAAGTTTTAGTCCATGAAAAAGAGTATAAAAAACCCTACCAGCAACTTCGTTCCCGTTTTCCTGAAATTTTTGAACCTGAATTATTTTCTCTTTTACCCCGTGAAAATTTTCCTTTTGGTTCTTATTATCCGATTACGAAAGACGGAGATATTTTTGCAGTACCAACTCCCGGCCATACTTACGGTCACATTGCAATTATAGTACATGTAGATGACATCTATTTTATGTTCGCGGGAGATCATACTTATGATGAGAAACAACTTTTAATCCACGAACTTCCCGGAATCCATGCTCATTTCAGGGAGGCCAGAAAAACATCCGCACAGATACTTGAGTTCGCTAAAAATAACCGGGTTGTTTATTTGCCTTCTCATGATCCGGAAGGAAAAAACAGATTAAAAAATTTAGCTTTTCTTTAA
- a CDS encoding response regulator gives MENTSDNILIVEDEIMIASHYKMFLEKKGYKVIGIAATGEKAIYLAMQNKPVCILMDINLVGEMDGIQAAEKIKKEIQTNIIFITGYDDPETRMRAEGINPAAYYVKPINFTNLIEDITKVIFKNI, from the coding sequence ATGGAAAATACCTCAGATAACATATTAATTGTAGAAGATGAAATTATGATAGCATCTCATTACAAAATGTTTTTGGAGAAGAAAGGATATAAAGTAATAGGTATTGCAGCAACAGGAGAAAAAGCTATCTATTTAGCCATGCAAAACAAACCAGTCTGCATACTTATGGATATAAACCTTGTAGGCGAGATGGATGGGATTCAAGCTGCTGAAAAAATAAAAAAGGAGATTCAGACAAATATTATTTTTATAACAGGCTATGATGATCCTGAAACCAGAATGAGAGCTGAGGGTATTAACCCTGCTGCCTATTATGTCAAGCCAATTAACTTCACGAATCTTATTGAAGATATAACTAAAGTAATTTTCAAAAATATATAA
- a CDS encoding type I restriction endonuclease subunit R — MSSHFSEKDFESTIENYFLQNGYSSLASNQYDKETALFPEAILEFIKSTQEGEYSKLKKLLGEKTDKQLITDLNVWMNAYGSLITLRHGFKCYGRNFRLVYFKAAHTLNPEYEENYKQNQASITRQLYYSKQNQNSIDIVLSINGVPLITIELKNPLTGQTFEDAIIQYKKDRNPNESLLEFKRRTLVHFAVDTEIVYMTTKLDKENTYFLPFNKGLNNGAGNPINENGYKTSYLWEEVLNKESLLDLLAKYIHLQVEEKINDNGKKYKKETLIFPRYHQLDVVRKLLKVTEEEGTGNSYLIEHSAGSGKSNTIGWLAHRLASLHNKNNERIYDSVVVITDRLVLDQQLQDTIYQFEHKFGVVQKIDEDSKQLTEALLDKVPIIITTLQKFPFVLKQLSKMVEENLINEDALPTRNCAIIIDEAHSSQSGESATEVKKVLGGKNLVLKARSIAKEEGEEEYQKLYLNMVKRGKIENLSFFAFTATPKHKTLKNFGRNGESFHQYTMKQAIEEGFIIDVLKNYITYKVYYKLLQSAKNDKNVKRKDAAKALARFFQLHPYNISQKTEIIIEHFNQVTKHKIGGKAKAMVVTGSRLEAVRYKLAFDMYIKEKNYNIKTLVAFSGKVKDEDFSDKEYTEVNMNHGIKETELPEKFASQDYRVLLVAEKYQTGFDQPLLHTMYVDKKLGGIQAVQTLSRLNRTHPLKEDTFILDFRNEREDIQIAFLQFYEGAEIGEEAEPERLYQLKFEIIAYGIFSEQDINNFSKIFFKPTKEHTEKAHKEMNLCFENSVLKFTNLVKNDPEEAETFRKKISSFSKLYAFLSQVIPYQDSDLEKLYTFLKFLKNKLPRTNKNSVYNFDSEVQLQYYRIQKISEGSIQLSNGKRIKQDGPKDSGKNISDDESIELSRLIDILNERFGTDFIDADQLFFDQIVSTAMKNTRLQEAAKINPLEKFSLIFSEILEELFIERMELNEEIFDKYMNEEKFQKVIEDFITREVHEKLSKN, encoded by the coding sequence GTGAGTTCCCATTTTTCCGAAAAAGACTTTGAATCTACTATAGAAAACTATTTTCTACAGAATGGCTATTCTTCCCTTGCATCAAACCAATACGATAAAGAAACTGCTCTTTTCCCTGAAGCTATCTTAGAATTTATTAAATCAACACAGGAAGGAGAATACTCGAAACTCAAAAAACTTTTAGGAGAAAAAACCGATAAGCAATTAATCACTGATTTAAATGTTTGGATGAATGCGTATGGTTCATTAATAACGCTCAGACATGGTTTTAAATGTTATGGTAGGAACTTTCGCTTGGTCTATTTTAAAGCAGCACATACCTTAAATCCAGAATACGAAGAAAACTATAAACAAAATCAAGCTAGTATTACAAGACAATTATATTATAGTAAACAAAATCAAAATTCAATTGATATTGTATTGAGCATAAATGGGGTTCCACTAATTACCATCGAACTGAAAAATCCTTTGACCGGGCAAACCTTTGAAGATGCTATTATACAGTATAAAAAAGATAGGAACCCTAATGAATCGCTATTAGAATTCAAAAGAAGAACATTGGTTCACTTCGCTGTAGACACAGAAATAGTCTATATGACAACAAAGTTGGATAAGGAAAATACATATTTTTTGCCATTCAATAAGGGATTGAATAACGGTGCTGGAAATCCAATCAATGAAAATGGCTATAAGACTTCTTATCTCTGGGAAGAAGTCTTAAATAAAGAATCACTTTTAGATCTACTGGCAAAATATATTCATTTGCAGGTAGAGGAAAAAATCAATGATAATGGAAAAAAGTATAAAAAAGAAACCCTTATATTTCCCAGGTATCATCAGTTAGATGTTGTTCGTAAACTTCTAAAAGTTACCGAAGAAGAAGGAACCGGAAATAGTTATCTAATAGAGCACTCGGCAGGGAGCGGGAAAAGCAATACTATTGGCTGGTTAGCACATAGATTGGCATCCCTGCACAATAAGAATAATGAAAGAATTTATGATAGTGTTGTTGTTATTACCGATAGATTAGTTTTAGATCAGCAACTTCAGGATACCATATATCAATTCGAACACAAGTTTGGTGTAGTTCAAAAAATTGACGAAGACTCAAAGCAGTTAACAGAAGCTCTATTGGATAAAGTTCCTATCATCATTACGACACTTCAAAAGTTTCCCTTTGTTCTAAAACAACTATCTAAAATGGTTGAGGAAAATCTAATCAATGAAGATGCATTACCCACCAGAAATTGTGCTATTATCATTGATGAAGCCCACAGTTCTCAATCAGGAGAATCTGCTACAGAAGTAAAAAAGGTTTTGGGAGGTAAAAATCTTGTATTAAAAGCAAGATCCATTGCAAAAGAAGAAGGTGAAGAGGAATATCAGAAACTTTATTTAAACATGGTAAAGCGAGGAAAAATTGAAAATTTAAGTTTCTTTGCTTTTACGGCAACACCAAAACATAAAACCCTTAAAAATTTTGGAAGAAATGGTGAGTCTTTTCACCAATATACAATGAAACAGGCAATTGAAGAAGGATTCATCATTGATGTGCTCAAGAATTATATTACCTATAAAGTTTATTATAAGTTACTTCAGAGTGCAAAAAATGATAAGAATGTTAAAAGAAAAGATGCAGCAAAGGCTCTTGCCAGATTTTTTCAACTCCACCCTTATAATATCTCCCAAAAAACAGAAATAATTATAGAACATTTTAACCAGGTAACAAAGCATAAAATTGGTGGAAAAGCAAAAGCCATGGTAGTGACAGGCTCACGTCTGGAAGCTGTTCGTTATAAATTGGCTTTTGATATGTATATAAAAGAAAAAAATTATAATATTAAAACTCTGGTAGCATTTTCCGGAAAAGTAAAAGATGAAGATTTTTCTGATAAAGAATATACCGAAGTGAATATGAATCATGGTATTAAAGAAACTGAATTACCGGAAAAATTTGCATCTCAGGATTATAGGGTTCTACTTGTCGCGGAAAAATACCAAACAGGTTTTGATCAACCTTTGCTGCACACAATGTACGTAGATAAGAAGCTTGGAGGAATTCAAGCTGTTCAAACATTATCCAGACTGAATAGAACGCACCCACTGAAAGAAGATACCTTTATACTTGATTTTCGAAATGAAAGAGAAGATATACAAATCGCATTTCTTCAATTTTATGAAGGAGCTGAAATAGGTGAAGAGGCTGAACCAGAGAGATTGTATCAACTAAAATTCGAAATCATAGCCTATGGAATTTTCTCTGAACAGGATATAAATAATTTTTCTAAAATTTTTTTTAAACCCACAAAGGAGCATACTGAGAAAGCACATAAAGAAATGAATCTATGTTTTGAAAATTCTGTACTAAAATTTACTAACCTTGTAAAAAACGATCCTGAAGAAGCAGAAACCTTTCGCAAAAAAATATCTTCATTCTCAAAATTATATGCTTTTTTAAGCCAGGTAATCCCATACCAGGATTCCGATTTAGAAAAGTTATATACTTTTTTGAAATTTTTAAAAAATAAACTACCCCGTACAAATAAAAATTCTGTTTATAATTTTGATTCTGAAGTTCAGTTACAATACTATCGCATCCAGAAAATTAGCGAAGGTTCTATTCAACTTTCTAATGGAAAAAGAATCAAACAGGACGGTCCAAAAGATTCAGGAAAAAATATCTCAGATGATGAGTCTATAGAATTATCGAGATTAATAGATATACTTAACGAAAGATTTGGAACCGATTTTATAGATGCAGACCAATTATTTTTTGATCAAATCGTTTCAACTGCTATGAAAAATACAAGATTACAAGAAGCAGCTAAAATAAATCCATTAGAAAAGTTTTCTTTAATCTTCTCTGAAATATTAGAAGAATTATTTATTGAGCGTATGGAATTGAATGAAGAAATCTTTGATAAATATATGAATGAAGAGAAATTTCAAAAGGTAATAGAAGATTTTATTACGAGAGAGGTTCATGAGAAATTATCTAAAAATTAA